The Antarcticibacterium sp. 1MA-6-2 genome has a window encoding:
- a CDS encoding acyltransferase family protein, which translates to MARIKERYLSLDILRGLTIALMIIVNTPGSWGSIYAPFRHAAWHGFTITDLVFPSFLFVIGNAMSFSLRKYEAKGEASFLRKLFTRALIIFLIGLFLNGFPFIYHEAQEGWQLINFADIRIMGVLQRIALCYLIAGLLIRYLAVKPLVLVGALLLGAYWGLMYYFGDTGDPYSLEGNAALKFDLLLLDPKNLYQGYGIPFDPEGFLSTLPAIVNVIGGYVAGIFIQKSGNNFKTVWKLALAGILLLGVALMWDFVFPINKPIWTSSYVLYTIGWDIIGLGALIFITEIINFKKGAYFFEVFGRNPLFIYILSGIIIEIIGLIQIGGESLKSIIYENLFLSWLSALNASLLFAICYTLVLWLIALWMDRRSIYIKV; encoded by the coding sequence ATGGCTCGTATTAAAGAAAGGTATTTATCTCTTGACATTTTAAGAGGTTTAACAATAGCTTTAATGATAATTGTGAATACCCCGGGAAGCTGGGGAAGCATTTACGCACCATTTAGACATGCTGCCTGGCATGGTTTTACTATAACCGATCTCGTTTTTCCAAGTTTTCTATTTGTAATTGGTAATGCCATGAGTTTTAGCCTTAGGAAGTATGAAGCTAAAGGAGAAGCTTCTTTTTTAAGAAAACTCTTTACCCGGGCCTTAATAATTTTTCTTATAGGCTTATTTCTAAACGGCTTTCCGTTTATTTATCACGAGGCTCAGGAAGGCTGGCAGCTTATTAATTTTGCAGATATTAGAATTATGGGGGTACTGCAACGTATTGCCCTTTGTTACTTAATAGCAGGCCTTTTAATAAGATATTTAGCTGTTAAACCATTAGTATTAGTGGGAGCACTGCTTTTAGGCGCCTATTGGGGGCTGATGTATTATTTTGGTGATACGGGTGATCCTTATAGTTTAGAAGGTAATGCTGCATTAAAGTTTGATTTGTTGTTGCTCGATCCTAAAAATCTTTATCAGGGTTATGGGATCCCTTTTGATCCTGAAGGATTCTTAAGCACTCTTCCTGCAATAGTAAATGTTATAGGAGGATACGTGGCGGGAATATTTATTCAGAAGTCGGGAAATAACTTTAAGACAGTGTGGAAGCTGGCGCTGGCGGGAATCCTTTTACTGGGTGTAGCTCTTATGTGGGATTTTGTTTTTCCTATAAATAAACCCATTTGGACCAGTTCCTATGTTCTTTACACAATTGGGTGGGACATCATAGGTTTGGGAGCCTTAATCTTTATTACCGAAATAATTAATTTTAAAAAGGGAGCTTATTTCTTTGAGGTTTTTGGCAGAAACCCTCTCTTTATCTATATTTTATCTGGAATCATTATTGAAATCATAGGACTTATCCAAATAGGCGGGGAAAGTCTAAAAAGTATCATTTACGAGAATCTTTTTCTTAGCTGGTTATCGGCATTAAACGCTTCTCTTCTTTTTGCGATTTGTTATACTTTAGTACTTTGGTTAATTGCCTTGTGGATGGACAGGCGTTCTATCTATATTAAAGTGTGA
- a CDS encoding IS110 family transposase, translating to MNTVQFCVGIDVSKDSLECSYGLYSEFGELQFSKVQKFTNDLKGFKKLLEWLKKKKDPAEIFFVMEATGVYYENLAYWLQERDFYLSVVLPNKVNYFAKSHNIKTKTDSVDAKLLCRMGLERKLDHWEIPSLQMRTLKILTRDYRSLKAKLTMTKNQLHAKDNSHKCPPTVGKRLKQQIQLLEKQISQVESEIKLVVRKDSILDERIRKMETIPGVGFMTIACILGETNAFALVRNSKQLVSYCGFDIQHRQSGLYAGKTTISKKGNSFIRSALYMPALSSLQHNPNLKIFYNRLSEKKSIKKIAVTAVARKLLVLIYTIWKNGSEYNPDYLFSD from the coding sequence ATGAATACAGTACAATTTTGTGTGGGAATTGATGTATCAAAAGATTCCCTTGAATGCTCCTATGGTTTGTATTCCGAATTCGGTGAATTACAATTTTCTAAGGTGCAGAAGTTTACAAATGACCTTAAAGGTTTTAAAAAACTACTGGAATGGTTGAAGAAGAAAAAAGATCCTGCAGAAATTTTTTTTGTGATGGAAGCCACTGGTGTCTATTATGAAAATTTGGCTTATTGGCTTCAAGAGAGGGATTTTTACTTATCGGTAGTACTTCCCAACAAAGTAAACTACTTTGCCAAGAGCCATAACATAAAGACAAAGACCGATAGTGTGGATGCTAAGCTTTTGTGCAGGATGGGCCTGGAAAGGAAATTGGATCATTGGGAAATTCCCTCCCTTCAAATGAGAACTTTAAAGATCCTAACAAGGGATTACCGTAGCCTTAAGGCCAAACTTACTATGACCAAAAATCAACTGCATGCAAAGGACAATTCTCATAAATGTCCCCCCACAGTTGGTAAGAGACTTAAACAACAAATCCAATTACTGGAAAAGCAGATTTCACAGGTGGAATCTGAGATCAAGCTAGTTGTTAGAAAAGATAGCATTCTGGACGAACGGATCAGAAAGATGGAGACCATACCAGGAGTAGGGTTCATGACCATCGCTTGTATTTTGGGCGAGACGAATGCTTTTGCGCTCGTACGCAATTCCAAACAATTGGTAAGCTACTGTGGATTTGACATACAGCATCGGCAGTCAGGTCTTTACGCTGGAAAGACGACCATAAGTAAAAAGGGGAACAGTTTTATAAGATCTGCACTCTATATGCCCGCATTATCTTCCCTACAACATAATCCAAACCTGAAAATATTCTATAATCGCTTGTCAGAGAAGAAATCCATAAAAAAGATTGCAGTGACTGCAGTGGCAAGAAAACTACTAGTGCTTATCTATACGATTTGGAAAAATGGATCAGAGTATAATCCAGATTATTTATTTTCAGATTAG
- a CDS encoding NADP-dependent oxidoreductase, producing MKKMQAANYNEFGGPEVVKISEIEIPELKEGEVLVKIKAAGVNPVDAVIREGHYKDMMPHNFPVVPGWDMAGVVEERGHAARRFDVGEEVYAYARRPEVKWGTFAEYIVIPESYLAARPKNISWEEAAGIPLAGLTAYQSVYVAGNIKEGQKLLILGASGGVGSFAIQLAKLRGAEIIGVASEENHEYMRSLGAKHTIDYRKKDIGTAAKEIAPDGVDLIFDCASGESLKQSIKALKSSGKIVSLLNQGDDIDKNIDFQFVFVEPNSRQLDHYRELVEDGKVTVEVNKFYSLKEAPEALKQIQTSHTTGKIVIAP from the coding sequence ATGAAAAAGATGCAGGCAGCAAACTACAACGAATTTGGAGGACCGGAAGTTGTCAAAATTTCCGAAATAGAAATTCCGGAGTTAAAAGAAGGGGAAGTACTTGTAAAAATTAAAGCGGCAGGGGTAAATCCTGTAGATGCTGTAATAAGAGAAGGTCATTATAAAGATATGATGCCTCACAATTTTCCTGTTGTGCCGGGATGGGACATGGCGGGAGTCGTAGAAGAAAGGGGACATGCCGCAAGACGATTTGATGTAGGGGAAGAGGTTTACGCCTATGCAAGGAGACCAGAAGTAAAGTGGGGCACCTTTGCGGAATATATTGTCATTCCTGAAAGTTATTTAGCAGCAAGACCAAAAAATATTTCCTGGGAAGAAGCCGCAGGGATACCACTGGCAGGTCTTACCGCTTACCAGTCTGTATACGTGGCAGGAAATATTAAGGAAGGGCAAAAACTTTTAATCCTTGGTGCATCTGGTGGAGTAGGAAGCTTCGCCATCCAGCTTGCAAAGCTTAGAGGAGCAGAAATTATTGGTGTTGCCAGTGAAGAAAACCATGAATATATGAGATCTCTTGGCGCAAAACATACTATTGACTACAGGAAGAAGGATATTGGAACAGCTGCAAAAGAAATAGCTCCAGATGGTGTGGATCTTATATTTGATTGTGCCAGCGGTGAAAGTCTTAAGCAAAGTATTAAAGCTTTAAAATCTTCAGGAAAAATAGTATCCCTCCTCAACCAGGGAGATGACATTGATAAAAACATTGATTTTCAATTCGTATTCGTGGAACCCAATTCCAGGCAGCTGGATCATTACCGGGAACTGGTGGAAGATGGAAAAGTAACAGTAGAAGTAAATAAGTTTTATTCGCTTAAAGAAGCTCCCGAGGCCCTTAAACAAATTCAGACTTCGCACACAACAGGTAAAATAGTTATTGCTCCATAA
- a CDS encoding SDR family NAD(P)-dependent oxidoreductase, giving the protein MLLTKKSLPLLKKSKEGAIMNISSGYGYIAMPFYSVYAATKAAVRQFSDAMEKGTSSISFTCDDSVSFSYRY; this is encoded by the coding sequence ATCCTGCTAACCAAAAAATCTCTTCCTCTTTTAAAGAAAAGCAAGGAAGGAGCTATCATGAATATTTCCTCCGGCTATGGCTATATCGCAATGCCCTTCTACAGTGTATATGCGGCCACAAAAGCAGCAGTTCGGCAATTTTCAGACGCGATGGAGAAGGGAACTTCATCAATATCCTTTACATGTGATGACAGTGTATCCTTCAGCTACAGATACTAA
- a CDS encoding SDR family oxidoreductase, protein MDFKDKKILITGGSSGIGKAIVKLLIQKGTNNIAIFGRKTAPMKELKTEFSSVNFLLIQGDVSNPEDLEKAISQITRQWGELDILINNAGVVSADLLSQSSDEDIIKQINVNLT, encoded by the coding sequence ATGGATTTCAAAGACAAAAAAATTCTTATTACAGGAGGAAGTTCTGGAATAGGTAAGGCAATCGTAAAACTATTAATCCAAAAAGGTACAAATAACATAGCAATTTTCGGAAGAAAAACAGCACCCATGAAGGAGCTGAAAACTGAATTTAGCTCAGTAAATTTCCTGCTCATTCAGGGAGATGTATCCAATCCTGAAGATCTTGAAAAAGCTATTTCTCAAATTACCAGGCAATGGGGAGAATTGGACATACTAATTAACAATGCGGGAGTCGTTAGTGCCGATTTGCTTTCACAATCAAGTGACGAGGATATAATTAAGCAAATAAATGTAAATCTCACCTAA
- a CDS encoding pyridoxamine 5'-phosphate oxidase family protein, whose amino-acid sequence MGKFSNSISTAHKDFIKEQHMFFVSTAPLSGDGRINLSPKGLDSFRVLDDNKVAYMDLISSGNETSAHTLENGRITIMFCSFSDKPNILRLYGKGFTVLPDSDSWDICSKDFTIYPSTRQIIVADIDLVQTSCGFGVPMYEYKGERDLHFKWAENKGAEGLVDYMKEKNLKSLDSLPTDIGLKLS is encoded by the coding sequence ATGGGTAAATTCAGTAATTCAATAAGTACCGCACACAAAGATTTTATTAAAGAACAGCACATGTTTTTTGTTTCAACTGCTCCTCTTAGCGGTGACGGCAGAATAAATTTGTCCCCGAAAGGTTTAGATAGTTTCCGGGTGTTGGATGATAATAAAGTTGCTTATATGGATTTGATCAGCAGTGGCAATGAGACATCGGCCCATACTTTGGAAAATGGTCGAATCACGATTATGTTCTGTTCTTTTTCAGATAAACCGAATATCCTGAGATTATACGGAAAAGGATTCACTGTGTTACCAGACTCTGACTCCTGGGACATTTGCTCTAAAGACTTTACAATATATCCCAGTACCCGACAGATCATTGTTGCAGATATTGACCTGGTTCAAACCTCCTGTGGTTTTGGTGTACCTATGTACGAGTATAAGGGAGAACGCGATCTTCATTTTAAATGGGCAGAAAACAAAGGAGCCGAAGGACTTGTGGATTATATGAAAGAGAAGAATTTAAAAAGTCTCGATTCTCTGCCGACTGACATTGGTTTAAAGCTTTCGTAA
- a CDS encoding histidine kinase has translation MPFYKINRSFLLFFLWYNFAFSQNYPGRNYTAANELPNNAVRSLLVDSNHILWIGTENGVVKKENDVFNYFFEEDGLALNSCWAIAEDPNKNLWFGSYGEGVSIYDGYKFKLISKKEGLVHNEITKLFSHQNYMYVGTSNGVSLIDVNNFKVISLTFPNNNKLFRVQDFFKYRNQIYVVTYNTGIYRISNEDEEAALVKVNDHQYIYSVLVDNDSIYSSNKGFFTKNSLADYVSENNFLPLKKLGYSIIWEHVKTNDDRIFAGAWGIYDSDGGIYELVNNQLVSRSSEFNVPGKEVISLAYDPGFGRLYIGTKDSGLFEIALNPQIKFVETQGENVLNFAKTDNTSALVLHDAIILKRAGWEQKITLLQLKQWQEKYVTNTTLPLPKHQDDFYELDYSIKAKEIRFYDIKVSENIFWVNTNIGIFAIKDTGQLDRYLPLHSEEINFTPAGSLIETNPYGGLRVYSNLEAFEYNHFRAEELNTPTMVVGSLRKNKKTYLLSIFSGLYVWENGEFKSYLKNGIWDEKKLKHITALGDNIAVSNEFGDVFIISDEASFEILEKIPRAEIQGNTISFLKQYGGTLIIGTEKGLTLYKDKRSVFLDKEQGLEQPLLNVTVNKNILSIGSNNGYYNIDINAVRDTTKLVHQVNLKEIFVNNKKISVELATLKDIDLPYNQNTVLLKYTTNAHPFPNKLQYQYRLNSKDNWSLPSSKPEIFLASLPIEDYEVDVKIYDESTGLNYTQHLVNMEILPPFWKTWWFALLVLGVMILTIFSVYRYQLLQTKNFEEQKRLIQKRFEETKMEALLAQMNPHFIFNAMNSIQYYIMDSDIDNATVFLGDFSKLIRLNLDHCTRATILLIEEIEYLQSYIRLENTRFNNAIDVKFETDPLIDLYEIEIPTMILQTFVENVFVHAFPPGVTQPTLKISFLLLKDGVLQCKIEDNGIGISNTSENKLHKSKGVILVKERLALLGYNVKKAVQIFSEKNEGTTVILQLQV, from the coding sequence GTGCCATTCTACAAAATCAATAGATCCTTCCTTTTATTTTTCTTATGGTATAATTTCGCCTTTTCTCAAAATTATCCGGGTAGAAATTATACTGCAGCTAATGAGCTGCCAAATAATGCCGTTAGATCATTACTGGTGGACAGCAACCATATCCTTTGGATCGGGACCGAAAATGGGGTGGTCAAAAAAGAAAATGACGTCTTTAATTACTTCTTTGAAGAGGATGGACTCGCTCTTAACAGCTGTTGGGCGATTGCAGAAGACCCCAATAAAAATTTGTGGTTTGGTAGCTACGGTGAGGGAGTAAGCATTTATGATGGATATAAGTTTAAACTTATATCGAAAAAAGAAGGCCTGGTTCACAATGAGATAACCAAGCTCTTCTCTCACCAAAATTATATGTATGTGGGGACCAGTAATGGGGTCTCCCTTATCGATGTAAATAACTTTAAAGTGATTTCTTTAACGTTTCCCAATAATAACAAGCTGTTCAGGGTGCAGGACTTCTTTAAATACAGGAATCAAATTTATGTAGTTACCTATAACACGGGAATCTACAGGATTTCAAATGAAGATGAAGAGGCAGCCCTGGTTAAAGTGAATGACCATCAATACATATATTCCGTTTTAGTGGATAATGACAGTATTTATAGCAGTAACAAAGGGTTTTTTACAAAAAATTCTCTTGCTGATTATGTTAGCGAGAATAATTTTCTGCCTTTAAAAAAACTGGGATACTCTATTATTTGGGAGCATGTCAAAACTAATGATGATAGAATTTTTGCAGGAGCCTGGGGAATATATGACAGTGACGGAGGAATTTACGAACTGGTAAATAATCAGCTGGTTTCAAGGTCTTCAGAATTTAATGTGCCGGGCAAAGAGGTCATATCCCTTGCTTATGATCCCGGTTTTGGAAGATTATACATAGGAACTAAAGATTCCGGCTTATTTGAAATCGCTTTAAATCCTCAAATTAAGTTTGTAGAGACCCAGGGAGAAAATGTCCTGAATTTTGCCAAAACAGATAATACTTCTGCTTTAGTACTCCATGATGCCATTATTTTAAAAAGAGCCGGATGGGAACAGAAGATCACTCTGTTACAACTTAAACAATGGCAGGAGAAGTATGTAACCAACACCACCTTACCCTTACCTAAGCATCAGGATGATTTCTATGAACTGGATTATTCCATAAAGGCTAAGGAAATTAGGTTTTATGATATAAAAGTATCAGAAAACATCTTTTGGGTGAATACCAATATTGGAATATTTGCCATAAAAGATACAGGTCAATTAGACAGGTATTTACCGCTGCATTCCGAAGAGATAAACTTCACTCCGGCAGGGAGTCTTATAGAAACAAATCCTTATGGAGGCCTTAGGGTCTATAGCAATTTGGAGGCATTTGAATACAATCATTTTAGGGCAGAAGAGCTAAATACTCCCACTATGGTTGTTGGTAGTTTGAGAAAGAACAAAAAAACCTACCTATTATCAATTTTTTCCGGTCTTTATGTATGGGAAAATGGTGAGTTTAAGTCCTATTTGAAGAACGGGATTTGGGATGAAAAGAAATTGAAACACATTACCGCTTTAGGAGATAACATCGCAGTTTCAAATGAATTTGGGGATGTATTTATTATTAGTGATGAAGCATCATTTGAAATATTGGAGAAAATACCCAGGGCAGAAATTCAGGGAAACACTATCTCTTTTTTGAAGCAATATGGGGGAACTTTAATAATTGGAACAGAAAAAGGTTTGACCCTTTATAAAGACAAACGTTCTGTTTTTTTAGATAAGGAGCAGGGGCTGGAACAACCTTTATTAAATGTCACAGTAAATAAGAACATTTTATCTATAGGAAGCAATAACGGGTATTATAATATAGATATTAATGCTGTGAGAGACACCACAAAATTAGTTCACCAGGTAAATTTGAAAGAGATTTTTGTCAACAACAAAAAGATTTCAGTTGAACTGGCTACTCTGAAAGATATAGATCTTCCATACAACCAAAATACAGTTCTTCTTAAGTATACCACAAATGCTCATCCCTTTCCGAATAAATTACAGTATCAATATCGATTGAACAGCAAGGACAACTGGAGCCTGCCTTCCTCTAAACCTGAAATATTTCTTGCTTCCTTACCTATTGAAGATTATGAGGTAGACGTAAAAATCTATGATGAAAGTACAGGCTTAAATTATACCCAGCACCTGGTAAATATGGAAATACTTCCTCCTTTTTGGAAGACCTGGTGGTTTGCTCTACTGGTTTTGGGTGTAATGATATTAACGATTTTTAGTGTTTATCGATATCAATTACTGCAAACTAAAAATTTTGAAGAACAAAAAAGATTGATCCAAAAGCGTTTTGAAGAAACGAAGATGGAGGCTCTCCTGGCTCAAATGAATCCGCATTTCATATTCAATGCAATGAATTCAATTCAGTATTATATTATGGATAGCGATATAGACAATGCAACAGTATTTTTAGGAGATTTTTCTAAATTAATCAGGTTGAACCTTGATCATTGTACCAGAGCCACTATTTTACTAATTGAAGAAATAGAATATTTGCAATCTTATATAAGGCTTGAAAATACGAGGTTTAACAACGCTATTGACGTAAAATTTGAAACAGATCCTTTAATAGACCTTTATGAAATTGAAATTCCCACGATGATCTTACAGACTTTTGTGGAAAATGTTTTTGTACACGCTTTTCCTCCGGGAGTCACTCAACCCACATTAAAAATTTCTTTTTTATTGCTGAAGGATGGAGTCTTACAATGTAAGATTGAAGATAACGGGATTGGAATCTCTAACACTTCAGAAAATAAATTACACAAATCCAAAGGCGTTATTCTGGTTAAAGAGCGACTGGCCTTACTGGGATATAATGTGAAAAAAGCAGTACAAATATTTTCAGAAAAGAATGAAGGCACTACAGTGATACTTCAACTACAGGTTTAA
- a CDS encoding LytTR family DNA-binding domain-containing protein has translation MENLNVNDQQVSKIAFPTVEGFDLIHSNQILYCKAESNYCCIKVIDGSTKMVTKTLKFVEEILPTNSFARIHKSYVINLNYVVRYNKINKEVELTNGEKLQVSFRKEEEFISAILQNQ, from the coding sequence TTGGAAAACCTTAACGTAAATGATCAACAAGTAAGTAAAATTGCATTTCCCACAGTTGAAGGTTTTGATCTCATTCATTCCAACCAGATTTTGTATTGCAAGGCTGAAAGTAATTATTGCTGCATAAAAGTAATTGACGGTTCTACAAAAATGGTTACCAAAACTTTAAAATTTGTGGAAGAAATCCTTCCCACAAATTCTTTTGCAAGGATCCATAAAAGCTACGTTATAAATTTAAATTATGTTGTTAGGTACAATAAAATCAACAAGGAAGTAGAATTAACCAATGGAGAGAAACTACAGGTTTCTTTTCGAAAAGAAGAAGAGTTCATTAGTGCCATTCTACAAAATCAATAG
- a CDS encoding LytTR family DNA-binding domain-containing protein, with the protein MIRTVIIDDEINAQNFLEKTLEKSFPNKFNIVEKCNSVDSGVTAIKKYGPELVFLDIQMPEKNGFELFQYFDAINFEVVFTTAYNQFAIKAIKRSALDYLLKPINAVELSEAVKKFENKSKGVWPKKIDLIIGKP; encoded by the coding sequence ATGATAAGGACAGTTATTATAGACGATGAAATAAATGCCCAAAATTTTTTGGAAAAAACCCTGGAGAAGAGTTTTCCTAATAAATTTAATATAGTGGAGAAGTGCAATTCGGTAGATTCAGGGGTGACGGCCATTAAGAAATACGGACCTGAATTAGTTTTTTTAGACATCCAGATGCCTGAGAAGAATGGTTTTGAACTGTTTCAATATTTTGACGCTATAAATTTTGAAGTCGTTTTCACCACTGCTTACAATCAATTTGCTATTAAAGCCATTAAGCGCAGTGCGCTGGATTATTTACTCAAACCTATAAATGCTGTGGAATTATCTGAGGCGGTAAAAAAGTTTGAGAACAAATCCAAAGGAGTCTGGCCCAAAAAAATTGACCTTATTATTGGAAAACCTTAA
- a CDS encoding DUF5916 domain-containing protein yields MTKKGSFSLYDGEIHGIQNIKTQVRLSFQPYVSSYLTNYAGNTEVNFNGGLDLKYGINDAFTLDMILVPDFGQTRFDEEVLNLSAFEVQYEENRAFFTEGTELFTKGNLFYSRRVGGAPGGSVNLNENEIIENYPSTVDLLNAIKVSGRTDDGLGIGFFNAITEKTYAGIRNTETGEERKQLVEPFSNYNILVLDQRFGDNSSVSFINTNTTREGHFRDANATGVYMDLTNKANTFRYSAGAEGSWVIMDDTRFGAELSGSIAELNGKNRFQVGFDLRTKDYDINDLGYSSSTNYVTYFAGYHHRLLQPKGFLNNMYLNFNLNHMRRLETDLSSRVLFNFNSSFTTKKFWNFGGGFETTPLGTQDIYEPRVEGRHFDIPPYYDVWVWVGSDYRKKFAFESVIDWYKYDEKGRGDLIIDFEPRYRFSDKFTVNWSTNLRLNDKEEGFVDLLPEDILFGQRDRNTIINSMGSTYIFNNKMALNLAFRHYYSEVYYSEFYTLQQNGALDFRSSGSSEYDTTFNAWNIDLRFSWWFAPGSQLTLLYRNAINSSANLSHVNFRNNFRHLFAQEELNSLSLRLSYYLDYNRMKTWFSSRQKTPANLETSVGTSYRKLKANNMIH; encoded by the coding sequence ATAACAAAAAAGGGATCATTTTCGCTCTATGATGGGGAGATCCACGGAATTCAGAATATTAAGACTCAGGTCCGGCTGTCATTTCAGCCCTACGTTTCTTCCTACCTCACAAATTATGCGGGTAATACAGAAGTCAATTTCAATGGTGGCCTTGACTTAAAATATGGTATAAATGATGCCTTTACGCTAGATATGATCCTGGTTCCCGATTTTGGTCAAACCCGCTTTGATGAGGAAGTTCTAAATCTATCGGCTTTTGAAGTGCAATATGAAGAGAACCGGGCTTTTTTTACTGAAGGGACAGAGCTTTTTACAAAGGGAAATCTTTTCTATTCCAGAAGAGTCGGCGGGGCACCCGGTGGCAGTGTTAACCTGAATGAAAATGAAATAATTGAAAATTATCCTTCTACCGTGGATTTGCTGAATGCAATTAAAGTTTCAGGAAGGACCGATGATGGACTGGGAATAGGATTTTTTAATGCTATTACGGAAAAAACTTACGCAGGCATTAGAAATACGGAAACAGGGGAGGAGAGGAAACAACTCGTAGAACCCTTCAGTAATTACAACATTTTGGTTCTGGATCAAAGGTTTGGAGATAATTCTTCAGTCTCGTTTATCAATACAAATACAACCCGCGAGGGACATTTTAGAGATGCTAATGCCACCGGGGTTTATATGGATCTTACCAATAAAGCAAACACCTTTAGGTATTCAGCGGGTGCCGAAGGAAGTTGGGTAATAATGGATGATACACGTTTTGGAGCAGAATTGAGCGGCAGCATAGCTGAACTTAACGGGAAGAACAGGTTTCAGGTAGGTTTTGATTTAAGAACAAAAGATTACGATATAAATGATCTGGGTTATTCCAGTTCCACGAATTACGTCACGTATTTTGCCGGGTACCACCACAGGTTACTTCAACCAAAAGGTTTTTTAAATAATATGTATCTCAATTTTAACTTGAACCACATGCGGCGGTTAGAGACCGATCTGTCAAGTAGAGTGCTCTTCAATTTTAATTCAAGTTTTACTACGAAGAAGTTTTGGAACTTTGGCGGTGGGTTTGAGACCACTCCGTTGGGAACACAGGATATTTATGAGCCAAGGGTGGAGGGCCGTCATTTCGATATTCCTCCTTATTATGATGTGTGGGTTTGGGTAGGATCAGATTACCGGAAGAAATTCGCTTTTGAATCGGTAATTGACTGGTATAAATATGATGAAAAAGGAAGGGGAGATCTTATTATAGACTTTGAACCCCGCTATAGATTTTCAGATAAGTTCACGGTAAATTGGTCTACAAATTTAAGATTGAATGATAAGGAAGAAGGTTTTGTTGATCTTTTGCCTGAAGATATTCTTTTCGGTCAGCGGGACCGGAATACCATAATTAACTCTATGGGGTCTACTTACATTTTTAATAACAAAATGGCATTAAATCTTGCTTTCAGGCATTATTATTCCGAGGTATATTATTCTGAATTTTATACGCTTCAGCAAAATGGCGCATTGGATTTTAGGAGTTCAGGAAGTTCTGAATATGATACCACCTTTAATGCCTGGAATATTGATCTTAGGTTCTCCTGGTGGTTTGCTCCGGGGAGCCAGCTCACCCTGCTCTACCGTAATGCTATTAACAGTTCTGCCAATCTCTCACATGTAAATTTCAGGAATAATTTCAGGCATTTGTTTGCTCAGGAAGAGTTAAATAGTTTATCCCTTAGGCTTAGTTATTATCTTGATTATAACAGGATGAAAACCTGGTTTAGTTCAAGACAAAAAACTCCTGCAAATCTGGAAACTTCAGTAGGTACCTCCTATAGAAAACTCAAAGCCAATAATATGATCCATTAG
- a CDS encoding carbohydrate binding family 9 domain-containing protein, producing MKIIYDDLGIYFGATLKDPDPSKIMTPLTERDNIGASDFFFVLLNGYNDRQQSMQFIVTSAGVQYDAKMTNEFEDAAWNAVWYSEVSINDSGWVAEMFIPYSELRFPDKNVQEWGLQMEREFRRTGTRYSWNHVDNKKGIIFAL from the coding sequence GTGAAGATTATCTATGATGACCTTGGTATCTATTTTGGAGCAACTTTAAAGGATCCCGATCCTTCAAAAATCATGACCCCACTTACCGAAAGGGATAATATAGGAGCTTCTGATTTCTTTTTTGTCCTGCTCAATGGTTACAACGATCGCCAGCAAAGTATGCAGTTTATTGTCACCTCTGCCGGGGTTCAATATGATGCCAAGATGACCAACGAATTTGAAGATGCGGCCTGGAATGCAGTTTGGTATAGCGAAGTTTCTATTAATGATTCGGGATGGGTTGCAGAAATGTTCATACCCTATTCAGAACTTCGATTTCCTGATAAAAACGTACAGGAATGGGGCCTGCAAATGGAACGAGAATTTAGAAGAACTGGTACCCGCTACAGCTGGAACCACGTAGATAACAAAAAAGGGATCATTTTCGCTCTATGA